From Planctomycetia bacterium, the proteins below share one genomic window:
- a CDS encoding heme-binding protein gives MSKVVSKSSISVETARSLIEAAEKAALNLGVPMAIAIVDESGILKSFSRMDGAPLLGVQLAQDKAYTAVSFGIPTHGWFDFIKNDPPLLHGIVKTPRLVVYGGGYPITIGKSIVGGIGVSGGHYHQDMKVAESAMLTLA, from the coding sequence GTGAGCAAAGTAGTATCGAAATCCTCGATCTCAGTTGAAACCGCGCGCAGCCTTATCGAGGCGGCGGAGAAGGCGGCGCTTAATCTCGGTGTGCCCATGGCGATCGCTATCGTCGATGAGTCCGGAATCCTCAAATCATTCAGCCGCATGGACGGCGCGCCGCTGCTCGGGGTGCAACTGGCGCAGGACAAGGCTTACACAGCCGTGTCCTTCGGGATTCCGACCCATGGCTGGTTCGATTTCATCAAGAACGATCCGCCGCTGCTGCACGGCATCGTGAAGACGCCACGGCTGGTCGTTTACGGCGGCGGCTACCCCATCACGATTGGCAAGAGCATCGTCGGCGGAATCGGCGTGAGCGGCGGCCACTATCATCAGGACATGAAGGTCGCCGAAAGCGCAATGCTGACGCTGGCGTAA